The Peptacetobacter hiranonis DNA window TAATTTTTATTTTTTATAAACTAGATAATGTTAAAATGAACTGAGTTATCGCAATGATAAAAGCAAAGATTGTCAACTGATATCTAAATTTAGACATTTTATAAGTTTTATCTTCTATATCTTCTTCTGCTTTTACAGTTTTGATATATTGTAGTAATTTATCTCAAATTTTAAGATTTTAACTTCTCAATCTCTAATTTTAACTCTTCAATTTCATTTTTCAATACACTTATCTGATGCTCAGATTTTTCAAGCATTATACGCATACTTCTATTCAAAGAGAATATATTGCTCTTCAATAAGTTGATTGCATTTGTGTATTCTGGATAATAATCATTACCATAATCTGCAATAGGTATGATAAATCTATCTGTTTCATCAATATATTTAACTAATTTTTCATAAGGGAATGAATATAATGTTGAGCTATTATGAAGTCTATCGCTCAATTTTATTAAAAGAGCTTTTCCATTGTTCTTTATTCCATCAAAATATACCTGGAGTTCGTCATCTGATATTCCAGATTCTTTGGTAAGTATTGTGATTATTTCTAAAACCTCACGAGATAATCCGTACTCAGTTACAAATTCCTCTCTATTATCTTTTAGCTTATCCTGGCAA harbors:
- a CDS encoding HD domain-containing protein, yielding MSEIKNIENTKSDFEINEESKYIKTYLFIKGYAVAKNFQQTIIALSLAKRLHEGQYRRGGDPYITHPLKVCNTLISCGIEDDTILAAALLHDVLEDCQDKLKDNREEFVTEYGLSREVLEIITILTKESGISDDELQVYFDGIKNNGKALLIKLSDRLHNSSTLYSFPYEKLVKYIDETDRFIIPIADYGNDYYPEYTNAINLLKSNIFSLNRSMRIMLEKSEHQISVLKNEIEELKLEIEKLKS